The sequence TAATGAGCCTTTCTCAAAGGGATCTGTCTCCTCAGTGCCAGGGAGTCTCTGCTTCCATGAGGGTATTGGCTTTCATTTAGATGTAAAAGAGATGCCACATCAATTGAATCTCCATCTCACTGAAAACCGGGCTGGTTACCTGTTGTGACCTGATCCTCCTACCACCCCCCACAAAACCCAGTAGCCATCAAGCAGGGATTTGTGAACCCTTTCTGCACCTGCTGTGCCACAGAGCATCAGGGCTGAACACTGCACCCCGATGCTGCCTGGGGTTCCTGGAGGATGGCAATGGGAGGCAGAACAATTTATTGTTTATAACCAAGATtgggaatcaaagaatcataatGTGCGGGACTGTATAACGAGCGCAGGGCCCTGCAGCTCTGAAAATGGTGGCTGGGCAGCAAGAGGAAACGCGTCAAGTATGGCTGTTACCAGTCCTCCCAGAACATTGATTACCATGCTTTGTTACTCTGCAATAAGAATACGAAATCATCTAGGAGAGGATTATCAGTTTCTAATCTATAAAAGACAGAGAAGCTagaaatcttcctttcttttggttGTGGAGACTGGCAAAGATTAGTTTGCTTAATACCTGTAGAAGTAATTGTATTCCTGTCTTGGCTGATGTGAGCCCTAGCAATAGCAGTGCTGCATTGCCACACACTCTagtgaggagggaaagaaagagtgGTGGTAACTCTTGTATCTTCCTTGATAAAATTCTGACATAGCTCTTCAATGAGAGTCATGTGGAACAATCACGTGATGCCTTTATCATTTGGGCGAAGGCGCTGAAACAGTTGGAACAGTCTTAAAACTATACCTGGGTGGTGTCAGTCAGTTCTCCACGCCTGACAAATCTAAAGCCTTTTCTACATCACAGAACACATGGCAAATAACAGAAGGTGCTGCTTGGCCATATGGGCCATAGCCACATCCTCTTGCTGGCAGTGATTAACGAAGTAGCCAGTTAGATCCATTACCAGCATCTAGCCTCTCTGGGGCTGGCTGCTTTGTTCCTCCTGCCTCATTGCCCTGGGTGGGGTGCTGAGCCTTAAGCTGCAAACTTGTCCTGCCCAGATTTGTTTAATTGCATAGCAAAGAACTGACTGCTTGCTGGCTCCACCCCCTCACCTTCATTTTGCTATGGGTGTGTTGCAAATTAGATACCAGTGCTTATTTCCGGATGAAAGCAAACTGAGCAAAGTGCTGCAAGGTTGGAATCAAACCATGAAGAAGTAGGAGAAAGGTAAAGGGAAGACAAGCACACATGATCCTCTAAACAGAATTGTGGTTGTGTTGATTTTACagaaattttagattttttttttagggagaaaaaggagTGGTTCAAGGTGAAATTGAAGAGGGGTGAGGAAGGGATGGTGTTGTGCTTACAACCAAATGAATAAATAACCCACCTGCTTGGAGAGAACTTGGACAGAAAGTAAGGTCTTGAAGTCCTGGTGGAGCAGTCTCCAGTGTTGCTGTCTGCATCCCAAGTGCAGGCCTGGTCACAGCTCCCTGTTTGAAGATGTAATCGCTCCTGGAGCACGCACTGGTACAGGCACGCACACAGAAGCTGGATAAGTCTGAGGGATCCAATTTGCCCATGCTGAGCCAGATGTTCCTGCCACAAGGTGATAGAAATCTTTGCTGTTAGTCTCCACttgttcttttctccctcccactcACCTACTTGATCATGGGGTATTTACTGCAAACGAAAGCCAAAGGCTAGTGGTTGAAGGGAAAATGCATTGCAATGCCCTCGGGGTCTCTTGCATACCATGAGCAGGGTGTAAGCATGACAGTGCCCCAGGGCTGAGGCTGTAATGATGCAGGTACCATGTATAGCACGTTAAGTTACTGCTCCCCCTGCCTCAGACAGAATTGGCAGGGCCTGTTGCACGTGCTGGAGTTCTTTCCCGTCACTGAGGAAGGGGGGGCAGGATTTGGAGCTCTCCAGCTGTGAGAACAAACACTATAAAAGCCAAATACATTAGAAGGAGCAACTTTCCTGAGGGTAGGGTACGGCACTAAATACCTCATGAGGTGTGTTTTCCCCTAAAACCATAGTCTGCTTACAAGCCGCTTCACCTTGTTGCTTTGCAGCCTTTTGAGATGGAGCAAATAACTCTCTCCATGTTGGAGCACGACCAGCTTCACATATCATCACGCTCATTACAAGCTGGTGGAGTTCACAAGGAATGTCTTTGGCACAAATAAGCTTTCAGGAAGCTTGTGAAAGGTGAAGTCAACAGTAGCTCTCATCTGAGACCTGGGAGCATGTAAAAAGTGCACCTCCACAGCCGCTGGCTGACTTGAGGGCACTTGGTGCTGCAGAGAGGCCTGCTGTCCAGGAGGGCACATATCCTCCCAAACCCCCACCCTGGTGCAATGGATTCCCCTCCCATGTAGTAACTGAGACCATTGTTAGGGCAAGGGGCAGAAGAAACTCTTCCACCTTTGGGAAAGCATCATACTGGCGATAGCATTGATCCTCGAGGTGTTTCTTTGAAGCAGTTACTGGTGACTAACCCGCCTTGGAATCTGCACTCAGAAATGGCCAATACCAGActaattttcctttcaaagtctGAGAACGTCCTGCCCAGGGCTAATGGAATAATCTTTAGTGATGCAATTGCTGTCTGTGCCTTATCTCTCCATTAAGTCACACCTCCCTGCTGCAGAAGTTAAACTCCCTTGCCCAGTGCATCCTGCTGAGGCAGGATTATTTTGCGTTCAGCAAGCCTGAAGATCTGGGTTCCGCTTGTGATCTGCTAAAATGATATCTGCATAGAATTGctgcatctttttcctttttggagaggggggtggggtgatttgttgatttgtttgtttcttggggGGGTGTAGGTAGAGGATTAGTAATGGTTCCTTGTTGAAATGGGAGCTGACACCGGTGTGTGAAGGATTTTGAGACTCCCTTCATGAAATAAGAGAAgcagttttgtttgggttttttttttctggttggttggttgttggggaaaaaaaaatctcatgtgcTGTCATcagcagaaggaaagggagacCAGTTGGTGGGGAGAGGCGGAGGACGTTCATTACAGTGAATTGATGAATGCAGTCAGGATGTGGAGCTCAAAGGATGAACTGCTTTGAAAGTTCTCGCTCAAATGGATAGCGCTGCAGTTGACCTTTTGGTAGAGGTCTACTTACAGGAGAACAGAAAGGCTTTCCACAAAGGCTGGTGCAGAACTGGCTTTGCGTTGCGTAGGGAAGTGGATCCGGCCTCTCTGCCCCCTTCCTAAACTGGCTGAGGAGACCGGTGCTCTGGCACAAGGGGGTGAGATGCTATAGAAACACTGAGTAGAAACAGCAGAGCTATATGTGTGCTGGGCAACTCTGCAGCTGGAAGCTTGCAtccaggaagagggaggaagcagaggacCGAAATTTGTAAGGCAGAATTTATAAACCTGCTGATGTGTTTTAACAAATGGATAGGATTTGTTTTAAACTCTGTAagcttgtcttttcctttgtATTGGTTGATACCACCTCTTCTTATAAACCTTGGTTTTGGTGCTAATTTTCAGTTGAAAAAGCATTGGGAAGTGGAGGGGTTTAGAACATCCATAGCTAGAAGAGCTGGTGGTGAGCTGCTCCTGAACGTCTGTTTTCTCCATGCAGGAGAGGGCCTTTTCCATTGGTTTGTGACTTGTTGCCAACTGGAACcttgttcctttgtttctttcaagGTGCTCTGAATGTCAGGATCCCCTCACTAACTGGTACTATGAGAAAGATGGGAAGCTGTACTGTCACAAAGACTACTGGGGGAAGTTTGGGGAATTCTGCCAtggctgctctctgctgatgACTGGACCTGTGATGGTAAGGACTGTAAAGGACTCCTGCCCGGAGGCAGGACATGCCTGTCTCCAGCTCCTCAGACTTGGTTGGGAGTTGCCCTGGCTATTCAGATAATCAAATAAACCGAAGGTAATAGTCTCTTTGCAACTCTAATCTCTAACCAGAGATTTGAAATGAGGCTTGTGTGTTCATCTTCTAGTTAGAGATTAATTCTGAATGGGAAGGCTCTTAAAGGAGGGAGTTGTGAGGACCTGAAGCATATGAACAAAGAAGGTGCTGAAATGCACGGgcatgagaaacagaaaggtgATTAAGGAAACTTCTGTTCAGTTTCTGTAGCACAGCGCTCAGTGTCTCCATGGGGTGATTTTCCACTGCATTGTGGAGTCAAACCTCTTGGCTCGGGATAAGCAGCAGGTTCTGGCTTTGGGGAAGGTTGCCATCCGAGTCCCACCTGGACTGTGGCCAGGGTGGTTTTCTGGCTGATGGCGTCTTGAAGCAGCATTAGCCCCAGTTGCTTCGAAACATTGGACTCTGCCTGCACAATACGGGGCTTGCCTAAATGTTCTGCTCTCTCTTGCCACAACCTTGCAAATATTTAACCTTTAAAACTGTCAAGAAAGGAACATAACCATTATTTTTCAGGGTCTAAATAAAAACAGCATGGTACTCAGTAATATGATCGCTACCTCAAAGAGAAGTACTGAGAAAAGTGCAGACAATTTCTCAATGTCTGCAGAAGTCTTCGCAAAATACTGTCAATAAGGGAAGTTCtcataaggaaaacagaaaaacagatcaaTGAATAGAAATATTCTTTAAAGGTATTTTGTTGTCTCAGTTgcagcttgctttttttgttctgtcaGCTGGCTGGTAAAGTATCTGAATTTGTGCATTGCCTGACTGCCAAAAAAAGCGCCCTTTCAGCTTTATTAATTCAGGCGTAACGTTAGTTATCTTGCCAAAAGCAACTGAACAGGAAGGTTTAATATCTTGTTTACTAGTCTGCAGCAGACTATCAGCTATTTTTGATAGTTGAGCAGCTGCCAAATATAGCAGAGGTTCCTGGGACGCAAGCTTTGCTTTCCATGTTGACATGTTTGTTTCAGAGAGGTTTAGCTAACAAGGTGCCAAGGATGGGGTTCAGGAAAGGTAGAACAGGCTAATATAACTCTCCAGTAAAAAACTGCCACTTGACTTTGTGGTGAGTGAACATGTTAATTAGAGATGAAAGCAGTAGCTGCATCTGCTGATGGATTTTGGCCCTTCTAAGCTACTCCCTTTTCTGTCTGTAGGTGGCTGGCGAATACAAGTATCACCCCGAGTGCTTTGCTTGTATGAGCTGCAAAGTGATCATTGAAGATGGGGACACTTACGCACTGGTGCAACATTCCACTCTCTACTGGTAAGACGGAGCTGCGTGCTTTgccacagagctgctccctgccGTATGTGTAAGCCACGTTCAGCTGGCTCCATGTGGTTCGGCCAAATGCTACACTGGGGAATGCCAGGAAGCTGCCTTTTGAGGGCGGGAGGGAGGAATGGAGTAAGCGCTTAGAACTGTAGCTTATGGTCAATAAGAGAACTTAGAAGTGTGAGTTCGGCAGGGGGGGATAGGACACTGCCATAATGACTTTCTTCACTTCTTTTAGTGGAAAATGCCATAACCAGATTGTGCTGACACCGATGATAGAAAAACACTCCACTGAGTCTCTGCGTGAGCAGCTGCCGTATACACTGACCCTCATCTCCATGCCAGCAGCTACCGATGGCAAGAGGGGGTTCTCCGTGTCTGTGGAAGGTGGCTGCTCCAGCTATGCCACTGGTGTCCAGGTGAAAGAGTGAGTATGACAAGGTTGTGTGCAAGGTACATGTCTGTGCAGAGGGAGCTGGTAAAAATTCCGCAGTGCTGCTGTCCTGCCAGCTGCTTTAACTGCTGAGGGCATCTGTCTTGGCACAACAGGGACATATGTTGGGTAATAGCCATTTGTGTTTGGTCTCCATTTCACTCTTGTGGCGACCTTAATTGATTATTTATTTCTCAGTGCTGTCTCCTTCATTGAACACAAAACATTCAGCCAATTGTAATGAACTAACAATATTTTCCGCTGGGCAAAGGAAGAGCTCTCCCCAAACCAGCTCAGACGTAAGCGCTTGGTCTAACGGTAGCTCCGTGTTGGTGGattagctttgttttatttcagaatacCAATATGAAGGGAAGCATCAGAGatcaaatattttttgtcattttagctAAACTGACTTCCCACACACGCTGTTATTCCCATGTTTAGAGTTAACAGGATGCACATCAGCCCAGATGTCCGAAACGCCATACACCCTGCAGATCGTATCCTGGAGATTAACGGAGCTCCTATTCGTACATTACAGGTGGAGGAGGTGGGTAGAGTTCTGTTCTGAAGCCTCCTTCTCGTCTGCCTTCCTACAGCTTCCGTGTCTCGGCACTGTGCTCCCACCCTACACGCGGTGTGTGTACACCCATAGTGCTCATGCTGCCAGGAGGAATAAACATGCAGACAAGCTTTGCTACACCTGCCAGCCCAAGAGGAAAATGTAACAGATGGAAATGCAATTAGGTTGCAGTTCTGATTTTGTAGCATTCAAACATGAAGGGAGGTAATGAAAGTGTCAGGTCTGTGAAATGAGGACAGAGAGGCTGTGAAGACTCTTCATGCGTTGCTAGTGAAGGCCACTGTTCTGATCCTTTTAGAGGCAACTGCCAATAGGCAAAGGCTCAGCTGATCCTAGGGATGAgtttccattgaaaaaaaaaaaaagtatttgatgtCTGTATTTACAAGTAAATGCTTTATACAGATATCCAATGCTGCAAGAGTGTAGTGAGACCACCATTACCTTCACTACGCAAGGGAAAGTGTTTGGTCACTTGTAGCTGACCAGAAAGAAGAGGATTTGGATAGCATAAGGAACTTCTGTGTTGCTAGCTTGATTTGTCTGGTAGACAGCTGTGGTGCACACAACTAAACCGCAACTATGCAGTGATCTCACTGAACTCTCTACTCTGATTCCTGAGGGACATTCTGCTGTGTCTCCTCTGTCTCCTGTCACTTGCGTTCCTCCTGGCTGCTATCATCCTGTCCTTTGGTTGGATTGCAGGTGGAGGACTTGATTCGCAAGACAAGCCAGACACTTCAGCTGCTGATAGAGCACGACCCTGTCTCACAACGCTTAGACAGGCTTCGTTTGGACTCCCGTCTTCCCACTCACATAAAGCCACCCATTTCCCCGCGCTCCCTCTCTCCACTGGACATCAAGGAGAATCTGGAAGGAACACTCCGACGGCGCTCCCTCAGGTAAGGACTTGGAAGCACTGCTGCCTCTGTCCTAGCTTGCTATGTCCCTGTGCGACCTGTttgggctgctctgtgcctcGGCCCTGTGATTGCAGACGACTGCAGAGACATGACGCATCTCTGACATGAGCTTTGGTATAAACCACTGGCAAAGCAGTGGGGCTTTACATTGTGCTATTGACATGTATTCTCTCCACTCCCTTTCAGGGTGGCAAATTTTCCTTAATGAAAATAAGGAACTCTATTTTTAACATAGAAAAGCTACGAAGTTTTACAGTTAGAAGATGTAAAGCTCAGGTTTTTACCAGCCTTAAATGGCTGGGGATTCCTTAAAGGGAATATGTCTGAGACCTGGGATTTGGGAAAAATCTTGTCTTCCTAGACTGGGGCACTCAGTTGTTCATTTAGTCATTTACCAGTATTTTAATCTTTGTTTAGAGCTAGCAAGTGCCTCGTCTTCAcagcttcctcctcctgttcACAGAGCTCCACCTCTGACTAACAAtgcaggagaggtggtggagttagGCAGCTCTGACTTGGAAGCTGCTCTAGGTTTGTAAAGAGCTTCCACAGTGCTGGGAAAGCATCTGGCTTTTGAGATATGAAGAGTACTGAAGCACAGCTAGAAACTGGTCCCTTAGGAGCTGATGATGGGATATGTTGGACCAAAAGTTTCCTAGCAGCTTCCCTGATCTTCTTGTCTCCTTTGTTTTCTAGGCGAAGTAACAGCATTTCTAAGTCTCCTGGCCCCAGTTCTCCAAAGGAACCGCTCCTTCTGAGCCGTGACATCAGTCGCTCTGAATCCCTACGTTCCTCTTCTAGCTGCTCCCAGCAAATCTTCCGGCCCTGTGACCTGATTCATGGCGAAGTACTAGGAAAAGGGTTCTTTGGACAAGCAATCAAGGTGAGGGAGGTCCCCAAACATTCATCATTTACTTTGAGTACAGCAATGTCTAGCTATTTGGGGATCCTTTGCCACTGTCTCAGTGGCCTTTGCCCTTCTGGTAGTGATTGCTCTTGGAACTCGCCTGGTTTGCTCAGTGAGAtccatttctctgtttcattCCCTGACCATGAGTGTCTCTGGCTACAGGCAGTTTTGACTTTATCCCCTTTGAATATCAACCTTGGCCATACGTACTCATCTCCTGAGTTAGACTTAGAGCTCCACAGAGTGCCTGTGTCACAGCAGCCACCTGGGtgaggtggggagaagggggagcaagCTACACTTTCTCTTAGGAGCATCTTTCTTGTGAAGAGGTGCATTCAACTCCCCAGTCCAGCATTTCTCCCCCACCCTTAGTGTGCCATGCTTGGGGGTTTGTCAGGCTGATGCAGTGACTGTCTCTGAACCCCCAGCAGAGCCTAAATGGCTTGTCAGTGTGGTGGTAGTGGTCAGGTCTTGCGTGACTCTCCCAAATAAAATCTCCATTAATAGCTGTTCTCTTGTATTTAAGCTCTCCGGTCTTGAGTTGGGGTGCAGCTCCTACCCTGGCATCCCTGATAGCATCAGGGGGCAGCTTCCTTTGCCTTACCAAGGTGCTGTGAGCTCCTCCGTACTCAGGTTGCTGTTTACCGTATTGTGGGACTTCTCTCCTTATACCTGTATAAACCAGGTGTCCAGCCACCATATTCCTCTCATGCTTCCATGGGAGGTGGTGAGCCAGTACTACAAACCCAATGCTTTTGATCCATACTAATGAGCatatttctcttctcctctgctcATAGAGAAATAACAGGTCCAGGTAAGCAGAACCTTTCCTCTGTCGCATGCTTTTGTCATCTGCGTCCCCACAGTTAATGGCACAAAGGTGTTTCTTTTCTGCTCAAATTACCCAATAGCCATCCTGTTCTGGTGCATGCTCTGGGAGTTAAAATTGCCCTCTTGGAGTTTCATAATGACACTGGTTTCAGTTTTGCTGGTATGTCAGCTTAAGAATTCCACTTAGCCTTGTCTTGTCCTTGCCTTTTCACTTCCCTTTATCTTTGGGTATTAGATGTCCCTGGCTTTCATGTCCCTGGCTGAAATGTGTAGTGTTCCCTGGCTCGCTACTTGTATACGGATGCTTGATTTCAGACAGGAGCAGAAGAATATTGTACTCTTGCTTCTGTTGTGTTATTCCATGCATTTGTATTCCACCTATATCAGCCTTGCTATGTCCCATGGTTCCAAACAGAACTAGTGTGCTACAGTGTCTGCAAGAGCTCATAAGCTTCCTAAGTGCTATAACTGGGTCTTGTGTTCTGGATTGCAGTTCTGGCGGTTTTCtgaaagactttttattttaaagagtatGAGGCAAAAAAGAGACATCTTTCTTGAGCTTCATATTGATGGGTTTTGATGCAACAAGTACTGTATCTGGTCAGAATAGTTCCCTTCTGTTCCTAGAGAGAAGGTGGTTGTTTAGTTACCTGGAGGTCTTCGGGAGACTGAGCTGTCCAAGTTAAGCAACTGAAGGAGCGAGGATTTCCAGGAAAACCTGCTCATCAGAATTTGGACCCTTTCTACTCACTCACGCACCCCATGCAAGCAAGGCAGAGCTGGTTAAAAGAAACTTGTAGAGCACAGCAAAATGCCAGGAACTAGTTGGATACAGGGAAACAGCTCTTGAGGAACTGGAAATGCTTTCCATGTGGAGAACTAGGAAATTTATTACCTGGTGTTTATGGTGGATTTCTGTGTGTTTGCCACCATTCTGGGACATTCCTTGCAGGTAGCAATACGCTGCTCCCAAGGAGCATGGTGAGATAACAGCTTCCTGCCTTACCTGAACAGCCTGTACATCCCAGTTCTGCTTGCACATGAGTAAGTTCAATAAGCTTATCAGAAAACATCAGGCGTCAGAGTCCCCATAAAACCAAAACCTGTAGTAATGTAGTTTTGGGTTGTTCGGTTTGGTTTCTGATGCAAGTGAACTTTGATTCCTTTGCTGATACAGAATATAGTTGTTAGAGTCTGTGTACAAAATGCGAACATCACAGTGGGCAAGTACTTTCTGTAAGGGAACTCAAGGCGTGCACAAGTATGGAACTGATGCCTTCAGAGGCTTTGACGGCCTGTATGCATGCTCAGCCCTATGCTACCTAAAACGGAGACTTCAGCTCTCGTTCTTGGGATGCTGTTGATCTCTTGGTATGATCCTCTGTCAGCTTTAGGTAGTTTCTGTTTCACATACAGAATCTTAGCTGAATTCTGAAAGGGGAAATTTCATGCAGTTTTCTGCAGGTCCCTGGGCTCTGAATTTTCTCCCATCTCTGTTCCTCTCTGGACGGAGGGGGATGTTACCCTCTCTTTCAGAAGAGTTGCAAGAGCATTGGAGTTATGTATTCTTGAACCTTGCCTGTAGTTGTGGTTTCTGTTTCCACCAGGTGACTCACAAAGCAACAGGAAAGGTGATGGTGATGAAGGAGCTGATTCGCTGTGATGAGGAAACACAGAAGACTTTCTTGACAGAGGTAGGAGCAAGATTTCAAAAAGCTGCTGAGCCAGTAGTGTGGTGGAACTCTCTTCCATCTTCTCCAGAGAGAGAGCGACCATGCCAGAAACCTGGCAGGAACCAAGGTGCTGAGGAGGGAGACAGCACACGGGGAAAAGTTGGCATGAGCTGAATGTTTGCTGCAGTGACGTGTGACTCACACTGAGCAACAGACATGGCTTCAGCTCCCAGTTCATTAATTTTTCAATGGCAAAAAGCAGCCTGAGTCTGAGGCAAATTGAGCTGCGCAATACATAAAGGATTTATCCCTTGAGCCTTGTGCATAAATACAAATGATGAGGGCAAATACTTGTAAGATATTTAAGACTCCTGCTGTATTTAACTTAAACTATTTTCTTGGTGGCTGCCTACCGCGTTTTTCAAAGTCAGATTTAGCTTGAAGGCAGCTCCCTAAACAcccagtgctgcttttccagccctgACACATGTAGTACAGACCAGATAGCTGCCCTGGAGAGCTCCTGCCTCTTAAAAGTTAGCCAAACCCAAGGGTGCTCTCCTTAAAGACTGAGATCAGGTTAATTGCACAGCATGAAAATGAAGAGGCAACAGTTAATTGACTGCCTTAAGGTTGGGGTTTGAGTGTACTCTGTGACCCCTGGAGGGGACCTCCAGCATTGGGGTGCTTGTCACTACAGAGCAGATCTGTCAGGACTTGTTCCATTCTCTTCTTTGGGGTGGGATGTCTCTGCTTCCCAGGTGAAAGTGATGCGCAGCCTGGATCACCCCAACGTGCTGAAGTTCATCGGTGTACTGTACAAGGACAAGAAGCTGAATCTCCTCACTGAGTACATTGAGGGGGGCACCCTGAAGGACTTCCTCCGCAATGCGGTGAGTGTGGAAGCCTGGTAGACCTCTACTTAGTGAGGCTGACAGTATGTTGTTGGTTGTACTGGCCTTATGGTGCTTGTTGTTAGTCTTCTCCTTCGGAGCTTGTGGAAAAGCTTTTTAGCTGTGGGTAGCCTGGGGCAGAAAGCGCTTTCTTCCTGGGGCTGTGTTGACTTTCTCTTGACTACTGCAAGAGTGCCTGTTGCGGGGGAACTGCTGTCACCAGCTGGCTGGTGAGATAGTCCCTGACCATTGAGGACTTGTCTTTCAGGACCCGTTTCCCTGGCAGCAGAAGGTCAGCTTTGCCAAAGGAATTGCCTCTGGAATGGTGAGTTGGACTGTCCCTTTGTCACAGAGCAAACCTCCAGGGTCAGGGTTAGCTGCTTCAGCAGGGTGGTGTATGAGGGGTTGTGGGTGCTCCCTGACTACTTGCAACTGGTTGTTGAGGTCTGTAAATGTGAAGGGACGTACTCGCCTGGGAACCCCTAACACGaagttttctctctctgtttccagGCTTACTTGCACTCCATGTGCATCATTCACAGAGACCTGAATTCACACAATTGCCTAATCAAGTTGGTGAGCTACACCTCTGTTCCCCGCAGCATGCTGCTGCCCTCCTTGTCATCTTCTTCCCTTGGTTTTCTCCACATGATGTTCCCTTTTTTGTCAGGGTGGAACTGATTTCAGAGAGGCTTTTAGTTCCCTAAACAAGGGAGCTTTATGTTTGCATAGGATTTTCCAGACTGATCTAGCTTTCACCATTTCTGCATTCTGTTCCCTTACCTCCTTTCCTGCGGTAGCATCTCCTATTAACAGCCACGTTTTGAGAGTTAGTACAGCTCTGTTCCTTATCTCAAATAGAAAATGTTCTCTACAGCTGCTTCTGTTCTTTTAACCACTTAATGACT comes from Larus michahellis chromosome 13, bLarMic1.1, whole genome shotgun sequence and encodes:
- the LIMK2 gene encoding LIM domain kinase 2 isoform X2, which gives rise to MEGPPGEEAWRCLGCGDSIAAGQRLYKTVNEAWHISCFRCSECQDPLTNWYYEKDGKLYCHKDYWGKFGEFCHGCSLLMTGPVMVAGEYKYHPECFACMSCKVIIEDGDTYALVQHSTLYCGKCHNQIVLTPMIEKHSTESLREQLPYTLTLISMPAATDGKRGFSVSVEGGCSSYATGVQVKEVNRMHISPDVRNAIHPADRILEINGAPIRTLQVEEVEDLIRKTSQTLQLLIEHDPVSQRLDRLRLDSRLPTHIKPPISPRSLSPLDIKENLEGTLRRRSLRRSNSISKSPGPSSPKEPLLLSRDISRSESLRSSSSCSQQIFRPCDLIHGEVLGKGFFGQAIKVTHKATGKVMVMKELIRCDEETQKTFLTEVKVMRSLDHPNVLKFIGVLYKDKKLNLLTEYIEGGTLKDFLRNADPFPWQQKVSFAKGIASGMAYLHSMCIIHRDLNSHNCLIKLDKTVVVADFGLSRLIVEERKKPTLEKPSAKKRTLRKSDRKKRYTVVGNPYWMAPEMLNGQSYDETVDIFSFGIVLCEIIGQVYADPDCLPRTLDFGLNVKLFWEKFVPADCPPAFFPLAAICCRLEPESRPPFSKLEDSFEALSLYLGELAIPLPSELEELDHNVSVQYGLNRDKLPENTT
- the LIMK2 gene encoding LIM domain kinase 2 isoform X3 → MGSYLSAPAYFAPKDPFRCSECQDPLTNWYYEKDGKLYCHKDYWGKFGEFCHGCSLLMTGPVMVAGEYKYHPECFACMSCKVIIEDGDTYALVQHSTLYCGKCHNQIVLTPMIEKHSTESLREQLPYTLTLISMPAATDGKRGFSVSVEGGCSSYATGVQVKEVNRMHISPDVRNAIHPADRILEINGAPIRTLQVEEVEDLIRKTSQTLQLLIEHDPVSQRLDRLRLDSRLPTHIKPPISPRSLSPLDIKENLEGTLRRRSLRRSNSISKSPGPSSPKEPLLLSRDISRSESLRSSSSCSQQIFRPCDLIHGEVLGKGFFGQAIKVTHKATGKVMVMKELIRCDEETQKTFLTEVKVMRSLDHPNVLKFIGVLYKDKKLNLLTEYIEGGTLKDFLRNADPFPWQQKVSFAKGIASGMAYLHSMCIIHRDLNSHNCLIKLDKTVVVADFGLSRLIVEERKKPTLEKPSAKKRTLRKSDRKKRYTVVGNPYWMAPEMLNGQSYDETVDIFSFGIVLCEIIGQVYADPDCLPRTLDFGLNVKLFWEKFVPADCPPAFFPLAAICCRLEPESRPPFSKLEDSFEALSLYLGELAIPLPSELEELDHNVSVQYGLNRDKLPENTT
- the LIMK2 gene encoding LIM domain kinase 2 isoform X1; the encoded protein is MTSVLCNFKELDLGINLPEQLPSFNVLWKMEVHGEEAWRCLGCGDSIAAGQRLYKTVNEAWHISCFRCSECQDPLTNWYYEKDGKLYCHKDYWGKFGEFCHGCSLLMTGPVMVAGEYKYHPECFACMSCKVIIEDGDTYALVQHSTLYCGKCHNQIVLTPMIEKHSTESLREQLPYTLTLISMPAATDGKRGFSVSVEGGCSSYATGVQVKEVNRMHISPDVRNAIHPADRILEINGAPIRTLQVEEVEDLIRKTSQTLQLLIEHDPVSQRLDRLRLDSRLPTHIKPPISPRSLSPLDIKENLEGTLRRRSLRRSNSISKSPGPSSPKEPLLLSRDISRSESLRSSSSCSQQIFRPCDLIHGEVLGKGFFGQAIKVTHKATGKVMVMKELIRCDEETQKTFLTEVKVMRSLDHPNVLKFIGVLYKDKKLNLLTEYIEGGTLKDFLRNADPFPWQQKVSFAKGIASGMAYLHSMCIIHRDLNSHNCLIKLDKTVVVADFGLSRLIVEERKKPTLEKPSAKKRTLRKSDRKKRYTVVGNPYWMAPEMLNGQSYDETVDIFSFGIVLCEIIGQVYADPDCLPRTLDFGLNVKLFWEKFVPADCPPAFFPLAAICCRLEPESRPPFSKLEDSFEALSLYLGELAIPLPSELEELDHNVSVQYGLNRDKLPENTT
- the LIMK2 gene encoding LIM domain kinase 2 isoform X4, with amino-acid sequence MGSYLSAPAYFAPKDPFRCSECQDPLTNWYYEKDGKLYCHKDYWGKFGEFCHGCSLLMTGPVMVAGEYKYHPECFACMSCKVIIEDGDTYALVQHSTLYCGKCHNQIVLTPMIEKHSTESLREQLPYTLTLISMPAATDGKRGFSVSVEGGCSSYATGVQVKEVNRMHISPDVRNAIHPADRILEINGAPIRTLQVEEVEDLIRKTSQTLQLLIEHDPVSQRLDRLRLDSRLPTHIKPPISPRSLSPLDIKENLEGTLRRRSLRRSNSISKSPGPSSPKEPLLLSRDISRSESLRSSSSCSQQIFRPCDLIHGEVLGKGFFGQAIKVTHKATGKVMVMKELIRCDEETQKTFLTEVKVMRSLDHPNVLKFIGVLYKDKKLNLLTEYIEGGTLKDFLRNADPFPWQQKVSFAKGIASGMAYLHSMCIIHRDLNSHNCLIKLDKTVVVADFGLSRLIVEERKKPTLEKPSAKKRTLRKSDRKKRYTVVGNPYWMAPEMLNGQSYDETVDIFSFGIVLCEISPHSSLLWVPSLLVHFEWPSAGGGGHHLVSSEILIIGQVYADPDCLPRTLDFGLNVKLFWEKFVPADCPPAFFPLAAICCRLEPESRPPFSKLEDSFEALSLYLGELAIPLPSELEELDHNVSVQYGLNRDKLPENTT